A single region of the Streptomyces sp. NBC_01262 genome encodes:
- a CDS encoding DUF397 domain-containing protein, whose protein sequence is MKTEELAWFKSSYSSGEGGACVEVAACPGTVHVRDSKDKQGPQLAFSPAGWAAFVTFAGTVSR, encoded by the coding sequence ATGAAGACCGAAGAACTCGCCTGGTTCAAGAGCAGCTACAGCAGCGGCGAAGGCGGCGCCTGCGTCGAGGTCGCCGCTTGCCCCGGCACCGTCCACGTACGCGACTCCAAGGACAAGCAGGGCCCCCAGCTCGCCTTCTCCCCCGCCGGATGGGCGGCCTTCGTCACCTTCGCCGGCACCGTCAGCCGCTGA
- a CDS encoding helix-turn-helix domain-containing protein translates to MADTEREERPEPADDADSATDLFRALGRQVKLLRERAGLTQRELGERLGYGEEQISSLERGRRIPQPEYLVAADELLGAGGLLKVAVEDVVRAKAKARVRHPAWFRDYARMEQDAVELHDYSNQIVPGLLQTEDYARAIFSMRRPLLDEETIERRVADRLARQAMFDNWPGPTASFILEEVILHRPLGGRATLAGQLKQLLRIGRLRTVELQVMPTDREEHPNTAGAFILVTPTGGRQVAYTEDQGYSRLIVDSEEVRVIASRYGILRAQALTPRESLILIEKLLGEL, encoded by the coding sequence ATGGCGGACACCGAACGAGAAGAACGGCCCGAGCCTGCGGACGATGCCGACTCGGCCACGGATCTGTTCCGGGCGCTGGGGCGGCAGGTCAAGCTCCTCCGGGAGCGGGCAGGGCTTACGCAGCGGGAGCTGGGCGAACGGCTGGGCTACGGGGAGGAGCAGATCTCGTCGCTTGAGCGGGGGCGGCGGATCCCGCAGCCGGAGTATCTGGTCGCGGCCGATGAGCTGTTGGGCGCGGGCGGGCTGCTCAAGGTGGCGGTGGAGGACGTCGTACGCGCGAAGGCGAAGGCGCGCGTACGGCACCCGGCGTGGTTCCGGGACTACGCGCGGATGGAGCAGGATGCGGTCGAACTGCACGACTACAGCAACCAGATCGTCCCTGGACTGCTCCAGACCGAGGACTACGCGCGGGCCATCTTCTCCATGCGCAGGCCGCTGCTCGACGAGGAGACGATCGAGCGCCGGGTGGCCGACCGCCTTGCCCGCCAGGCGATGTTCGACAACTGGCCAGGGCCGACCGCCAGTTTCATCCTGGAGGAGGTGATCCTGCACCGGCCGCTGGGCGGACGGGCCACGCTGGCAGGCCAGCTCAAGCAGCTGCTTCGCATCGGCCGACTGCGGACCGTTGAGCTTCAGGTGATGCCGACAGACCGCGAGGAACATCCGAACACGGCTGGCGCGTTCATCCTGGTGACGCCCACGGGAGGGCGGCAGGTCGCGTACACGGAGGACCAGGGCTACAGCCGCTTGATCGTTGATTCCGAGGAGGTGCGCGTCATCGCCTCGCGATATGGCATTCTGCGGGCGCAGGCTCTCACCCCGCGTGAGTCCCTGATCCTGATCGAGAAGTTGCTGGGAGAGCTATGA
- a CDS encoding ATP-binding protein yields the protein MKPEIITPAAYFRHLFSATRRGARLARHLTVHQLDEWGIAYGSDPSDRAEAIVAELAANAVAHGHVPGRCFEVRLTLTPHLLCIDVADARTESRPQVAAQPPSPEAECGRGLLLVEALADRWSVHGRGAAPGKTVRAEVDLDSMRVTPMDASDGGRRSPLLG from the coding sequence GTGAAACCCGAAATCATCACCCCCGCCGCCTACTTCAGGCATCTGTTCAGCGCGACCCGCCGAGGCGCGCGCCTCGCCCGCCACCTCACCGTGCACCAACTCGACGAGTGGGGCATCGCCTACGGGAGCGACCCCTCCGACCGGGCCGAGGCGATCGTGGCCGAGCTGGCTGCCAACGCAGTCGCACACGGCCACGTACCGGGGCGCTGCTTCGAGGTTCGCCTCACGCTCACCCCGCACCTGCTTTGCATTGACGTCGCCGATGCCCGCACGGAGAGCCGGCCGCAGGTCGCCGCTCAGCCGCCGTCCCCTGAGGCCGAGTGCGGCCGTGGCCTGCTGCTGGTCGAGGCGCTCGCCGACCGTTGGAGCGTCCACGGCAGGGGCGCGGCGCCGGGGAAGACCGTGCGGGCGGAAGTGGATCTCGATTCGATGCGGGTCACTCCAATGGACGCATCGGATGGTGGTCGCCGAAGCCCGCTCCTAGGGTGA
- a CDS encoding coenzyme F420-0:L-glutamate ligase, which translates to MSLSYRVWAVAGLPEVQPGDDLAKLICAAAPDLADGDVLLVTSKIVSKAERRLVAADNREAAIDAEMVRLVARRGPTRIVETRHGFVMAAAGVDASNTPQGTVLLLPEDPDGSARAIRVGVMDALGVNVGVVVTDTFGRPWREGLTDVAIGAAGIQVVDDLRGGLDSHGNELSMTVTALGDELAAAGDLVKGKAGGLPVAVARGLGHLVLGDGEDGPGARALVRSSVNDMFRLGTSEAVREAVSLRRTVREFTDEPVDGAAVRRAVALAVTAPAPHHTTPWRFVLLETEEARVRLLDAMRDAWAADLRRDGFSEESVAKRLRRGDVLRKAPYLVVPCLVAHGAHAYPDDRRNAAEREMFVVAAGAGVQNLLVALAGEQLGSAWVSSTMFCREVVREVLGLPDDWDPMGAVAVGRPAVAAPARPARDAEAFIEVR; encoded by the coding sequence GTGAGCCTTTCCTATCGCGTGTGGGCGGTCGCCGGGCTCCCCGAGGTCCAGCCCGGCGACGACCTCGCCAAGCTGATCTGCGCGGCCGCCCCGGATCTGGCCGACGGGGATGTTCTCCTGGTCACCTCGAAGATCGTCAGCAAGGCGGAGCGCCGGCTGGTCGCCGCCGACAACCGCGAGGCCGCGATCGACGCCGAGATGGTCCGGCTCGTCGCCCGGCGCGGGCCGACCCGGATCGTCGAGACCCGCCACGGCTTCGTCATGGCGGCCGCCGGTGTCGACGCCTCCAACACGCCTCAGGGCACCGTGCTGCTGCTCCCGGAGGACCCGGACGGCTCGGCTCGCGCGATCCGGGTGGGGGTGATGGATGCGCTGGGCGTCAATGTGGGTGTTGTTGTGACGGATACCTTCGGTCGGCCCTGGCGCGAGGGCCTGACGGACGTCGCCATCGGCGCGGCCGGCATCCAGGTCGTGGACGACCTGCGCGGCGGCCTCGATTCCCACGGCAACGAGCTCTCCATGACCGTCACGGCTCTCGGTGATGAGCTTGCCGCCGCGGGTGACCTCGTCAAGGGCAAGGCCGGCGGGCTGCCGGTGGCTGTGGCGCGGGGGCTCGGCCACCTGGTGCTGGGGGACGGGGAGGACGGGCCCGGCGCGCGGGCGCTTGTGCGGTCCTCCGTCAACGACATGTTCCGGCTCGGGACGTCGGAGGCTGTGCGCGAGGCGGTTTCGCTGCGGCGTACGGTCCGCGAGTTCACGGACGAGCCGGTCGACGGGGCTGCTGTGCGGCGAGCGGTGGCTCTGGCGGTCACGGCTCCGGCGCCGCATCACACGACGCCCTGGCGGTTCGTGCTGCTGGAGACGGAGGAAGCGCGCGTACGGCTTCTCGACGCCATGCGGGACGCCTGGGCGGCCGACCTGCGCAGGGACGGCTTCAGCGAGGAGTCGGTCGCCAAGCGGCTGCGGCGCGGGGACGTCCTGCGCAAGGCGCCCTACCTGGTGGTGCCGTGCCTCGTGGCCCACGGTGCGCATGCGTACCCGGACGACCGCCGCAATGCGGCCGAGCGCGAGATGTTCGTCGTCGCGGCGGGGGCCGGGGTGCAGAACCTGCTGGTCGCGCTGGCCGGGGAGCAGCTGGGGTCGGCCTGGGTGTCGTCCACGATGTTCTGCCGGGAGGTGGTGCGGGAGGTGCTGGGGCTCCCGGATGACTGGGACCCGATGGGGGCGGTCGCGGTGGGGCGTCCGGCGGTGGCGGCCCCTGCGCGGCCCGCGCGGGACGCGGAGGCGTTCATCGAGGTGCGGTAA
- the cofD gene encoding 2-phospho-L-lactate transferase, which yields MRIVVLAGGIGGARFLRGLKAAAPEADITVIGNTGDDIHLFGLKVCPDLDTVMYTLGGGIHEDQGWGRADETFAVKDELAAYGVGPEWFGLGDRDFATHIVRTQMIGAGYPLSAVTEALCARWNPGVRLIPMTDDRVETHVLIDDPDGEPGTRRAVHFQEYWVRLRAAVDAHAVVPVGAEGSKPAPGVLEAIGAADVIVFPPSNPVVSVGTILAVPGIREAIAEAGVPVVGLSPIVGDAPVRGMADKVLAAVGVESTAAAVAAHYGSGLLDGWLVDTVDAGVVADVEAAGIRCRAVPLMMTDVGATAQMAREALALAEEVRA from the coding sequence ATGCGAATCGTGGTTCTGGCCGGCGGCATCGGAGGCGCCCGCTTCCTGCGCGGCCTCAAGGCAGCGGCACCGGAAGCGGACATCACCGTCATCGGCAACACCGGTGACGACATCCACCTGTTCGGCCTCAAGGTCTGCCCCGACCTCGACACCGTCATGTACACCCTCGGCGGCGGCATCCACGAGGACCAGGGCTGGGGCCGCGCCGACGAGACCTTCGCCGTCAAGGACGAGCTCGCGGCGTACGGCGTCGGCCCGGAGTGGTTCGGCCTCGGCGACCGCGACTTCGCGACCCACATCGTCCGTACGCAGATGATCGGTGCCGGCTATCCGCTCAGCGCGGTGACCGAGGCGCTCTGCGCACGCTGGAATCCGGGCGTACGGCTCATCCCGATGACGGACGACCGCGTCGAGACGCATGTGCTCATCGACGACCCCGACGGCGAACCCGGCACGCGCAGGGCGGTTCACTTCCAGGAGTACTGGGTCCGGCTGCGGGCGGCCGTCGATGCGCATGCCGTGGTTCCGGTCGGCGCGGAGGGATCCAAGCCGGCGCCGGGTGTGCTGGAGGCGATCGGCGCGGCCGATGTGATTGTCTTTCCGCCGTCGAATCCCGTGGTGTCGGTCGGCACGATCCTGGCCGTTCCGGGGATCCGCGAGGCCATCGCCGAGGCCGGCGTCCCGGTGGTCGGGCTCTCGCCGATCGTCGGCGACGCGCCTGTGCGCGGCATGGCGGACAAGGTCCTGGCGGCGGTCGGCGTCGAGTCCACGGCCGCCGCGGTCGCGGCCCACTACGGTTCCGGGCTGCTGGACGGCTGGCTGGTCGACACGGTCGACGCGGGCGTGGTGGCCGACGTCGAGGCGGCGGGCATCCGCTGCCGGGCGGTGCCGCTGATGATGACGGATGTCGGTGCGACGGCTCAGATGGCCCGCGAGGCGCTGGCCCTGGCCGAGGAGGTCCGGGCGTGA
- a CDS encoding cysteine dioxygenase, with translation MNSDVEIAGDPLAVPHLLPPVPRHPVTVAGFVGLARTIAADRDRWAPLVQYDATTRWYARLETGPGYEVWLLSWLPGQSSGLHDHGDSSGVLTVLQGELSERTRSGHRSLAPGAQRAFAPGYVHEVVNDSLEPAVSLHIYFPGLTEMPMHTGTDAAQCAPRAEAPAQAHVEAPLAG, from the coding sequence ATGAACAGCGATGTCGAGATCGCCGGCGACCCCCTCGCCGTCCCTCACCTCCTCCCGCCCGTCCCCCGGCACCCGGTCACCGTCGCCGGCTTCGTCGGCCTCGCCCGTACGATCGCCGCCGACCGCGACCGCTGGGCCCCGCTCGTCCAGTACGACGCCACCACGCGCTGGTACGCCCGGCTGGAGACCGGCCCCGGCTACGAGGTCTGGCTGCTCAGCTGGCTCCCCGGCCAGAGCAGCGGCCTCCACGACCACGGCGACTCCTCAGGCGTCCTCACCGTCCTGCAGGGCGAGCTCAGCGAGCGCACCCGCAGCGGGCATCGTTCCCTGGCCCCGGGTGCGCAGCGCGCCTTCGCTCCCGGCTACGTCCACGAGGTCGTCAACGACTCCCTGGAGCCCGCCGTCAGCCTGCACATCTACTTCCCCGGGCTCACCGAGATGCCGATGCACACGGGGACGGATGCCGCGCAGTGCGCGCCCCGTGCGGAGGCTCCCGCGCAGGCTCACGTCGAGGCTCCGCTCGCGGGCTGA
- a CDS encoding WhiB family transcriptional regulator, which yields MTELFQLLLAEEAEEELGWQERALCAQTDPESFFPEKGGSTREAKKVCLACEVRSDCLEYALANDERFGIWGGLSERERRRLKKGVV from the coding sequence ATGACCGAGCTGTTCCAGCTGTTGCTGGCCGAGGAGGCCGAAGAGGAGCTCGGGTGGCAGGAGCGCGCGCTGTGCGCGCAGACCGATCCCGAATCGTTCTTCCCCGAGAAAGGCGGATCCACCCGAGAGGCCAAGAAGGTCTGTCTCGCGTGCGAAGTCCGCTCCGACTGCCTTGAGTACGCACTTGCCAACGACGAGCGCTTCGGCATCTGGGGCGGCCTGTCCGAACGCGAGCGCCGCCGCCTGAAGAAGGGCGTCGTCTAG